A genomic segment from Dermacentor silvarum isolate Dsil-2018 chromosome 11, BIME_Dsil_1.4, whole genome shotgun sequence encodes:
- the LOC119433531 gene encoding tRNA (guanine-N(7)-)-methyltransferase produces the protein MSMADTKLPQKRYYRQRAHSNPIADHCFIYPPCPDDMDWGEYFPQPDKQVEFADIGCGYGGLLVALSPMFPDTHMVGMEIRVKVSDYVQDRIKALRAQHPGQYKNVACIRTNAMKHLPNFFRKGQLTKMFFLFPDPHFKKQKHKWRIISRQLLAEYAYVLRVQGLLYTITDVKELHDWMVSHLAEHPLFERVSEEDLKTDVVVEKLYESTEEGKKVTRNSGEKFLAVFRRIEDPYVGSCGKIDCHQVELPTVKMEDDGE, from the exons ATGAGCATGGCTGATACTAAGCTTCCCCAGAAACGGTACTATCGACAAAGAGCTCACTCTAACCCAATAGCGGACCACTGTTTCATATA TCCGCCATGCCCGGATGACATGGACTGGGGTGAGTACTTTCCCCAGCCAGACAAGCAGGTGGAGTTTGCGGACATCGGGTGTGGATACGGGGGCCTTCTTg TCGCCCTGTCGCCAATGTTCCCTGACACGCACATGGTTGGCATGGAGATAAGGGTGAAGGTGTCCGACTATGTGCAGGACAGAATCAAGGCTTTGAGAGCTCAGCATCCGGGACAGTACAAAAACGTGGCCTGCATCCGCACCAATGCCATGAAACACCTTCCAAACTTCTTTAGGAAAGGACAG CTCACGAAGATGTTCTTCCTGTTTCCTGACCCTCACTTCAAGAAGCAGAAACACAAGTGGAGGATCATCAGCAGGCAACTGCTGGCTGAATACGCCTACGTGCTCAGGGTTCAG GGTCTCCTGTACACAATAACAGATGTCAAGGAGCTTCACGACTGGATGGTTTCTCACCTAGCAGAGCATCCGCTATTTGAACGAGTGTCTGAGGAGGATTTG AAGACTGACGTTGTCGTCGAAAAGCTTTATGAAAGCACCGAAGAAGGCAAGAAAGTGACAAGGAACTCTGGAGAAAAGTTTCTGGCCGTCTTCAGGAGGATCGAAGATCCCTATGTTGGAAGCTGTGGGAAAATTGACTGCCACCAGGTTGAGTTACCGACTGTCAAGATGGAAGATGACGGTGAATAG